A single window of Sphingobacterium sp. ML3W DNA harbors:
- a CDS encoding efflux transporter outer membrane subunit, with protein MKNINRHICLLAAILLLFSACKVGQRYQAPNYNLPDNYRLDSNGTDTLENLAYVNWREFFTDSSLVKLIDAGLSNNYDMRTAILNIQIANRQLNQAKAGYLPELDAKIAGVNQQWRSNNFYSSPSSKIYDGKEANNNLFRYQSQYMSELNLSWEIDIWGKISSQKEEALANYLGTAEAKNAIQTSLIANIATGYFNLLKLDAQIEVALRNVQLNDSTLRMIQLQFDAGEITSLAIQQTQSQRLLAASLVPQLEQEIQIQENALLELTGSMPDKIERGKSLKYLIDESKISLGSPLNLIRNRPDIREAEFDLIAANAQINIKQSLRYPSLTLGGTLGVNSMLPENWFNIPGSLLGSALGNLTMPIFKNKKLKTDYEVAKLESEKAEIALQKTVLRSVNEVSNSFTSLSKLKEQLVLAEARVDNSHLAVKNASLLFKSGYATYLEVITAQSNALTSELNLVSIKQSQLDSFVELYKSLGGGWSATK; from the coding sequence ATGAAAAATATAAATCGTCATATCTGCTTATTAGCGGCTATCTTGCTCTTATTTTCCGCATGTAAAGTCGGTCAACGCTATCAAGCACCAAACTACAACCTACCCGACAATTATCGTTTAGATTCCAACGGTACGGATACCCTAGAAAATCTAGCGTATGTAAATTGGCGTGAATTCTTTACAGATTCAAGTTTGGTCAAATTAATAGATGCTGGCTTATCAAATAATTACGATATGCGCACTGCTATCCTGAATATTCAGATTGCAAACCGTCAGCTAAATCAAGCAAAGGCCGGTTACTTACCGGAATTGGATGCAAAGATTGCTGGTGTCAATCAACAATGGCGCTCCAATAATTTCTATTCAAGCCCCTCTTCCAAGATATACGATGGAAAGGAAGCAAACAATAATCTTTTCCGTTATCAATCGCAATACATGTCCGAATTAAACCTCAGTTGGGAGATTGATATTTGGGGAAAAATATCCTCCCAAAAAGAGGAAGCATTGGCCAACTACTTGGGCACAGCCGAAGCAAAAAATGCCATACAGACAAGTTTGATTGCAAACATCGCAACTGGCTATTTTAACTTGTTGAAACTCGATGCACAAATAGAAGTAGCCCTTCGAAACGTCCAGTTGAATGATAGTACACTCCGCATGATCCAATTACAGTTTGATGCCGGAGAAATTACTTCATTAGCGATCCAACAAACGCAATCTCAACGACTCCTTGCGGCTTCATTAGTACCCCAATTAGAACAAGAGATACAAATTCAGGAAAATGCACTTTTGGAATTAACCGGAAGTATGCCTGATAAAATCGAACGTGGTAAAAGTTTAAAATATCTTATTGATGAATCTAAGATTTCACTGGGATCTCCATTGAATTTAATACGCAACCGACCTGATATTCGAGAAGCGGAGTTTGACCTTATCGCTGCAAATGCTCAAATTAACATCAAACAGTCATTGCGATATCCTTCATTGACTTTGGGAGGAACTTTAGGTGTCAACTCGATGTTACCTGAAAATTGGTTCAACATACCAGGTTCCTTACTCGGATCGGCATTAGGCAATTTGACTATGCCTATTTTTAAGAATAAGAAATTAAAAACAGATTACGAAGTCGCAAAATTGGAAAGTGAAAAAGCAGAAATTGCATTACAAAAAACAGTGCTACGATCCGTAAATGAAGTTTCGAATAGCTTTACTTCCCTTTCCAAGCTAAAGGAGCAATTGGTATTGGCGGAAGCACGTGTAGACAATTCACATTTAGCTGTTAAGAACGCCAGTCTGCTATTTAAATCTGGATACGCAACCTACCTGGAGGTTATTACTGCTCAATCCAATGCCTTGACATCGGAACTGAATTTAGTTTCAATAAAACAATCCCAGCTCGATTCATTCGTGGAGCTTTATAAGTCTCTGGGTGGTGGATGGTCAGCCACTAAGTAA
- a CDS encoding efflux RND transporter permease subunit: MLKTFVNKPVLATVVSMLLVVLGAVGLKMLPVSRFPEIAPPSVVVSLSYPGANAETVAKSVLLPIEEAINGVEDMTYIRSTASNSGSGSVQVFFKTGINPDIASVNVQTRISKAIGSIPSEVNEAGITVMPRQSGVIMTINLFSDTKESMFDETFLQAYSQINIIRPLLRVDGIAQVSRVGARDYSMRMWLNPEKLAVFNLIPDDVIAAIKDQNFEIAPGKFGETSDEVFETVIKHKGRFSQPEEFENIVVKTNKDGSILYLRDLARIEFGSSNLGSDNKVNGNPGLTLNITQTSGSNAHDIDIEVRKVLEELSKTFPEGIKYEVSYSVRDQIDSSISQVKHTLFEAFILVFIIVFIFLQDFRSTLIPAIAIPVSLIGTFFFLNLFGFSLNVLTMFALVLSIGIVVDDAIVVVEAIHLKMHETGMKAREATLSTMSEISGAILSITLVMAAVFIPVGFMEGPAGIFYRQFAYTLATAILISAVTALTLSPALCALILKAPEHGEESTQPEKNKFTAYKKRFFTAFNTSFDSLTSRYILGVKYLIRNKKIAITGLVVISGLGFALLLLAPKSFIPTEDDSFVTYSLAMQPGASLARTTEVLRRADNILQKRNPDISGMTTISGYNALDGSTSPAYAVGYINLKSYDKREKIKNIEHFMDTIRQDLSVINEATFNVFPRPTVQGFGDFAGIQLVLEDKLGGEILDFSTIADNFINEINQLPEVKSAYTSFKANFPQYEVDIDAVKAKSLGVDIKSLMSTIRAYYGRVQAGDFSRFGRQYRVYIQADYDYRTDPESFKSIFVRNKNNEMVPISTLLTLKKVVGPETITRYNLYNAITINANPNEGYSTGDAMNAIEKLAIEKLPGNYDYEWTGMSLEEAESGSQTVLIFIMSIVFVYFLLSAQYESYILPWAVLLSIPVGLVGVYATILMVGLENNIYVQVGVIMLIGLLAKNAILIIEFAVQERNKGLSIYDSAIAGAKLRLRPILMTSFAFVAGLIPLMWSSGPSAQGNHSISFGAAGGMLFGVILGIFIIPVLYVIFKTLDERLKNKFKTN; the protein is encoded by the coding sequence ATGCTAAAAACATTTGTTAACAAACCCGTATTGGCTACCGTTGTTTCCATGCTATTAGTAGTATTAGGAGCAGTGGGGTTAAAAATGTTACCCGTTTCACGATTTCCAGAAATAGCACCCCCATCTGTAGTCGTTTCTTTAAGCTACCCTGGTGCTAACGCTGAAACGGTAGCGAAATCAGTTCTTTTACCTATAGAAGAAGCCATTAATGGCGTCGAAGATATGACCTATATCCGTTCCACCGCCAGCAACTCTGGTTCTGGTTCGGTACAGGTATTTTTTAAAACGGGAATCAACCCAGACATTGCTTCTGTAAATGTTCAAACGAGAATATCAAAAGCGATAGGCTCTATTCCCTCGGAAGTTAATGAGGCAGGTATCACCGTCATGCCCCGACAATCCGGTGTGATTATGACCATCAATTTATTTTCTGATACCAAAGAGAGTATGTTTGATGAAACTTTCTTACAAGCATATTCGCAAATCAACATCATCCGTCCCCTACTCCGCGTAGATGGAATCGCCCAAGTATCGCGTGTTGGTGCTCGCGATTACTCCATGCGTATGTGGTTGAATCCAGAGAAACTTGCGGTGTTCAACCTCATCCCTGATGATGTTATTGCCGCAATCAAAGATCAGAATTTTGAGATTGCTCCGGGAAAATTTGGAGAGACTTCCGATGAGGTTTTTGAAACAGTGATTAAGCATAAGGGCCGTTTTAGTCAACCCGAAGAATTTGAGAATATCGTCGTCAAAACAAATAAGGATGGTTCCATATTATACCTACGGGACTTAGCTCGAATAGAATTTGGTTCATCAAATTTAGGCTCAGATAATAAGGTAAATGGTAATCCCGGTTTAACTCTGAATATTACCCAGACCTCAGGATCCAATGCCCATGACATCGATATCGAAGTACGAAAAGTATTAGAAGAGCTATCCAAGACATTTCCAGAAGGAATCAAATACGAAGTTTCCTATTCGGTAAGGGATCAAATTGACTCTTCCATATCGCAAGTGAAGCATACCCTATTTGAAGCCTTTATCTTGGTATTCATTATTGTCTTTATCTTTTTACAAGATTTTAGATCCACGCTCATTCCAGCCATTGCCATACCCGTATCCTTAATAGGTACATTTTTCTTCCTGAATTTATTTGGTTTCTCCCTCAATGTCTTGACCATGTTTGCATTGGTCCTTTCCATCGGTATTGTGGTCGATGATGCCATTGTCGTGGTAGAGGCCATTCACTTAAAAATGCATGAGACCGGCATGAAAGCCAGGGAAGCCACACTCTCCACAATGTCTGAAATTTCTGGAGCTATCCTATCGATTACCCTAGTTATGGCTGCCGTATTCATTCCTGTAGGCTTTATGGAAGGTCCTGCTGGTATTTTCTATAGGCAGTTTGCATATACATTAGCAACCGCTATTTTAATTTCTGCAGTTACCGCTTTGACTTTAAGTCCGGCCCTATGTGCCTTGATTTTAAAAGCTCCTGAACATGGAGAAGAGTCAACTCAACCAGAGAAAAATAAATTTACGGCATATAAAAAACGTTTTTTTACCGCGTTCAATACTTCGTTTGATAGCTTAACATCACGTTATATCTTAGGCGTAAAGTATTTAATCCGGAACAAAAAAATTGCCATTACAGGATTGGTTGTTATTTCAGGTCTAGGATTCGCATTATTACTCTTGGCACCTAAAAGTTTTATACCTACTGAAGATGATAGTTTTGTTACTTATTCTTTAGCCATGCAACCAGGAGCTTCGTTGGCAAGAACCACTGAAGTGTTAAGACGTGCCGATAATATCCTTCAAAAACGTAATCCTGACATTTCGGGAATGACGACAATCTCCGGTTACAATGCATTGGATGGCAGTACAAGCCCTGCTTATGCAGTAGGTTACATTAACCTAAAAAGTTATGACAAGAGAGAGAAAATAAAGAACATTGAACATTTCATGGATACTATCCGTCAAGATCTTTCGGTCATCAATGAAGCGACATTCAATGTGTTTCCGAGACCTACAGTTCAAGGTTTTGGAGATTTCGCCGGAATTCAATTGGTGTTGGAAGATAAGTTAGGCGGAGAAATCTTGGATTTCAGTACGATTGCCGACAACTTCATCAATGAAATCAATCAATTACCAGAAGTTAAGAGTGCCTATACTTCCTTTAAAGCCAATTTCCCGCAATATGAAGTGGACATTGATGCTGTTAAGGCAAAATCATTAGGTGTGGATATTAAATCATTAATGTCAACCATACGCGCATATTATGGACGCGTACAAGCAGGTGATTTTAGTCGTTTCGGACGACAATATCGGGTATATATTCAGGCAGATTACGATTATCGAACAGACCCAGAGTCTTTCAAATCAATTTTTGTACGTAACAAGAATAACGAAATGGTTCCTATCAGTACGTTATTGACCCTAAAAAAAGTGGTAGGTCCAGAAACCATAACACGTTATAATCTGTACAATGCCATCACCATTAATGCCAACCCCAATGAAGGGTACAGTACGGGTGATGCAATGAATGCGATCGAGAAACTAGCGATTGAAAAATTACCTGGAAACTATGACTACGAGTGGACAGGGATGAGTTTAGAAGAAGCAGAATCAGGTTCGCAAACCGTACTGATATTTATCATGAGTATCGTCTTTGTATACTTCCTATTATCAGCACAGTATGAAAGCTACATCTTACCTTGGGCAGTTTTACTATCTATCCCCGTAGGACTAGTTGGCGTATATGCAACAATATTGATGGTAGGTTTAGAAAACAATATCTATGTACAGGTTGGTGTCATCATGTTGATAGGACTGCTCGCAAAAAATGCCATACTGATTATTGAATTTGCCGTACAAGAACGTAATAAAGGACTGAGTATATACGATTCGGCTATTGCAGGAGCAAAATTACGATTACGACCGATCTTAATGACTTCCTTCGCATTCGTTGCTGGACTAATACCGCTTATGTGGTCTTCAGGTCCTTCAGCTCAGGGTAATCATTCCATAAGTTTCGGTGCTGCAGGAGGAATGCTATTTGGGGTCATATTGGGTATCTTTATTATCCCTGTACTCTATGTTATATTCAAAACTTTAGATGAACGTCTAAAAAATAAATTTAAAACAAATTAG
- a CDS encoding efflux RND transporter periplasmic adaptor subunit, translating to MNKISLFTLALCSSGILFFSCNSGKTKELDKKNNAIALPIYSIDTSSANTIKDYIGTIEGKVNVEIRPQVEGVLEEIYVDEGDFVEAGQKLFKINASAYDEIFNNMVATENVAKAKLQNARLEIERLRPLVENEVISEVRLKSAQSEFDVAKASLQQASAAVRSADINKQFTTIKAPVSGYIGRIPKRVGNLATKNDAQSLTVLSDVQEVYVYFSMSESDFLYFTKKQAKQDLQDSIHTPSGKIRKLAFPEVSLVLADGEAYSQKGKVDAVNGQVNRTTGAISLRATFPNMQNILRTGSTGTLKFVETQKGVIQIPQVSTSELQDKTFVYVVDKNNTVHRRAIKIEGKSNSNYIISEGLAVGERILLSGFDKISEGATIIPIDKTQ from the coding sequence ATGAATAAAATCAGCCTCTTTACCTTAGCACTTTGCTCTTCCGGAATATTATTTTTCAGCTGCAATTCTGGTAAAACTAAAGAATTAGACAAAAAAAACAATGCTATCGCTCTACCAATATACTCAATTGATACAAGTTCTGCGAATACCATCAAAGATTATATTGGAACTATTGAGGGTAAAGTAAATGTTGAAATCCGTCCACAAGTGGAGGGAGTTTTAGAAGAGATCTATGTCGATGAAGGTGACTTTGTCGAAGCAGGTCAAAAATTATTTAAAATTAATGCCTCTGCATACGATGAAATCTTTAATAATATGGTTGCCACGGAAAATGTAGCCAAGGCAAAACTACAAAATGCCCGTTTAGAGATTGAAAGATTACGTCCCCTTGTGGAGAATGAAGTCATTTCAGAAGTACGTTTAAAATCTGCTCAATCGGAATTCGACGTTGCAAAAGCATCGCTACAGCAAGCATCAGCAGCGGTACGTTCTGCAGATATAAATAAACAGTTTACAACAATTAAAGCCCCTGTTTCTGGTTATATCGGTCGTATTCCTAAGCGGGTAGGAAATTTGGCTACAAAAAATGATGCGCAATCGCTAACCGTACTATCCGATGTCCAAGAAGTATATGTATACTTCTCTATGAGTGAATCCGACTTCTTATATTTCACTAAGAAACAAGCAAAGCAAGACTTACAAGATTCCATTCATACACCCAGCGGAAAGATTCGAAAACTTGCCTTTCCAGAAGTCTCTTTAGTATTGGCAGATGGCGAAGCTTATAGCCAAAAAGGTAAAGTAGATGCTGTCAATGGACAAGTAAATAGGACTACTGGCGCAATCTCTTTGCGTGCTACATTCCCGAATATGCAAAACATATTGCGTACAGGAAGTACAGGAACTTTAAAATTTGTAGAAACACAAAAAGGAGTCATTCAAATACCACAAGTATCTACTTCAGAATTACAAGATAAAACTTTTGTATACGTTGTCGATAAGAACAATACGGTTCACCGCAGAGCCATCAAGATTGAGGGTAAATCCAATTCAAACTATATCATCTCTGAAGGCTTAGCCGTTGGAGAAAGAATCTTACTATCTGGTTTCGACAAAATATCGGAAGGTGCAACTATCATTCCGATTGACAAAACCCAATAA
- the cls gene encoding cardiolipin synthase — protein MENLMSQIDIDWNQLWQWLLNWYWLPLFILYFGVISTILIENRNPTKTISWVMVIVFLPFIGLILYYLFGQKFRKVRRLQHINREQHPKLMAAWEESLIRMDEQLETIYKRIGTLSRVFDYLKNQKLAFFSLNNRVELFINGEEKFPVLLRRLREAKHSIHMEYYIFELDNIGTQVLDILEEKAKSGVQVRLILDSFGSPDVIKHLSKHPPSYQFVAFLPVNFTSLANGNYRNHRKIVVIDCQYGFVGGINISDRYINHPHQRDYWRDTSMSVEGIAVNNLQIQFWNSWNQTEAEPFLLSEEYLNFNIEHMPEKAAVSFSSSDPGSLGPFNMEAIILAINEAKESIQLCTPYFIPSEQLSTALEIAVSSGVKVALMLPEKSDSYIVQHASFSFLKPLLQRGVQVYLYNKGFIHAKTICIDGQLAFVGTVNLDMRSFYINYEIASVVSDESYCKRLEHQFEIDKETSDLITLYTWAHRKKWKRGIDSLCRLLAPLL, from the coding sequence ATGGAAAACTTGATGAGTCAGATTGATATTGATTGGAATCAGTTATGGCAATGGCTATTAAATTGGTATTGGCTTCCGTTATTTATCCTTTATTTTGGGGTTATAAGTACCATTCTTATTGAGAATAGAAACCCAACGAAAACAATATCATGGGTAATGGTTATTGTTTTTTTACCTTTTATAGGTCTGATTCTTTATTATTTATTTGGTCAAAAGTTTAGGAAAGTAAGGAGATTGCAGCATATCAATCGAGAACAACATCCAAAATTAATGGCGGCATGGGAGGAAAGTCTCATTCGAATGGATGAACAATTGGAAACCATTTACAAAAGAATTGGAACTTTATCTCGTGTTTTTGATTACTTGAAGAATCAGAAATTAGCTTTTTTTTCCTTGAATAATCGGGTTGAACTGTTTATTAATGGGGAGGAAAAATTTCCTGTTCTACTCAGAAGACTGCGAGAGGCCAAGCATTCCATTCATATGGAATATTACATATTTGAATTGGACAATATTGGTACACAAGTGCTCGATATTTTAGAAGAAAAAGCTAAATCTGGTGTTCAGGTACGTTTGATATTGGACAGCTTTGGTTCTCCTGATGTCATCAAACATTTAAGTAAACATCCACCGAGTTACCAATTTGTAGCCTTTCTACCTGTTAACTTTACTTCTTTAGCAAATGGTAATTACCGTAACCATCGAAAAATAGTAGTCATAGATTGCCAATATGGTTTTGTTGGTGGCATTAATATCTCGGATCGGTATATCAATCATCCTCATCAAAGGGATTACTGGCGGGATACATCAATGTCAGTGGAAGGAATAGCGGTCAATAATTTGCAGATCCAATTTTGGAATAGTTGGAACCAAACTGAAGCAGAGCCATTTTTATTGAGTGAGGAATATCTGAATTTCAATATAGAGCATATGCCTGAGAAAGCTGCTGTTTCATTTTCGTCCAGTGATCCGGGTTCTTTGGGGCCTTTCAATATGGAAGCTATTATATTGGCCATCAATGAGGCTAAGGAAAGTATACAATTGTGTACGCCCTATTTTATACCAAGTGAGCAGCTGTCAACAGCTTTGGAGATCGCTGTTTCATCGGGAGTAAAGGTAGCGCTGATGTTGCCCGAGAAATCGGATTCTTATATTGTGCAACATGCCTCTTTTTCGTTTTTGAAACCCCTTTTACAACGCGGGGTTCAAGTCTACTTGTATAATAAAGGCTTTATCCATGCCAAGACCATCTGTATTGATGGGCAATTGGCGTTTGTAGGCACAGTAAATCTGGATATGCGCAGCTTCTACATCAATTATGAAATTGCGAGTGTGGTGTCGGACGAGTCTTATTGTAAACGTCTTGAGCATCAATTTGAAATCGATAAGGAAACGTCTGATTTAATAACGTTGTATACTTGGGCGCACCGTAAAAAATGGAAGCGTGGAATCGATTCTTTGTGTCGACTTTTGGCGCCATTGCTATAG
- a CDS encoding YihY/virulence factor BrkB family protein, protein MKEVYFKDLLTLTYWKQVLKLVYDAFNGFMDDNCMKKSASLAYYTVFSIGPLLMIVIWCIGFFYGQHLSQETSAQKEVFDELMVLFGKDVTLQIQSYIQKINFENKSNIGITIGIVTLIITATTLFVDIQDSINDIWKVKPKPKKGWLKLIINRLISFSIIIALGFLLIASLMINGVIAAITNLVIQYFPIIPITLIDWINTSITFVIIVTLFGFIFSFLPDAKVKFKDILGGAIFTGLLFMLGRYFISIYLTLSSTASFYGAAGSIIVMLLWIYYSAAILYFGAEFTKFYAQKLGGGIEPRSFAVVIEQTERIKKVGDDADSKEGEVLKNIK, encoded by the coding sequence ATGAAAGAAGTATACTTTAAAGATTTATTGACGCTTACCTACTGGAAACAAGTTTTAAAATTAGTTTATGATGCCTTTAATGGATTTATGGATGACAACTGCATGAAAAAAAGTGCATCCTTAGCCTATTATACCGTTTTCTCTATCGGTCCATTACTCATGATCGTCATCTGGTGTATTGGCTTCTTCTACGGTCAACATCTAAGTCAAGAAACATCCGCACAAAAGGAGGTTTTTGATGAATTGATGGTCTTGTTTGGTAAAGATGTAACCCTGCAAATCCAATCTTATATTCAAAAGATAAATTTTGAAAACAAATCAAATATTGGAATTACAATCGGTATCGTCACACTTATTATTACCGCTACCACGCTCTTTGTCGATATCCAAGACTCCATAAATGATATATGGAAAGTAAAACCAAAGCCAAAAAAAGGATGGCTCAAATTAATCATCAATCGACTGATCTCTTTTTCCATCATCATTGCACTGGGTTTTTTACTTATAGCTTCCCTCATGATTAACGGGGTTATTGCGGCCATTACGAATTTGGTTATACAGTACTTCCCTATTATTCCTATCACATTGATTGATTGGATCAATACAAGTATCACCTTTGTGATCATTGTAACCCTTTTCGGTTTCATCTTTTCATTTCTACCCGATGCAAAAGTAAAATTCAAAGATATCCTTGGTGGAGCTATTTTCACAGGCTTGTTGTTCATGCTAGGCAGGTATTTCATATCCATCTATCTGACCTTATCCTCGACAGCGAGTTTTTACGGTGCTGCAGGCTCCATTATTGTCATGCTATTATGGATATACTACTCCGCTGCAATTTTATACTTCGGTGCTGAATTCACTAAATTCTACGCCCAAAAATTAGGTGGAGGTATCGAACCCCGATCCTTTGCAGTTGTTATTGAACAGACAGAACGTATTAAGAAAGTAGGCGATGATGCAGACTCTAAAGAAGGAGAAGTTTTGAAGAATATAAAATAA
- a CDS encoding AMP-dependent synthetase/ligase, translating into MAQQSRIFDLLTNYKSEYSNKTIIAGRDKNAHWQTYQTDEFITKINNLSKALLDIGLQKGDRVALMSGNRPEWSIVDFACNQLGIALVPLYPTLAPQDLSYIVNDAEVKLIFVSNTDLSERVDTALNDHQLTIPIYSFDYTAHHKDLDSLFEIGEKLSTDLKPYNDAIQEDDLLTLIYTSGTTGKPKGVYLSHKNILSNVQACNHLIRPDFKKAISFLPLCHIFERMVVYMYYSKGVEIYFCETLDNVVVDINDVKPDLFTTVPRVLEKVYDKIVSKGKDLTGIKKSLFMWALDLGLRYQEPAKNSAWYNFQLAIARKLIFSKWKEALGGNIKIIVSGGAALQERLARVFWAADMKVLEGYGLTETSPVIAVNTFMDTGIKFGTVGRPLKNLEVKIAPDGEILVKGPSITSGYYKNDEATKETFDENGFLKTGDIGEISSDGFLKITDRKKEMFKTAGGKYIAPQAIETKLMESTLIAQIMVLGENRKFPSALIVPAFEEIEKWMKFKGIAVVSKEETIKNPKVIEKYNQEIERLSTEFGHWEKIKKFILLPKEWTIDDGQLTPKLSLKRKVILKEFDEKIEEMYQELS; encoded by the coding sequence ATGGCACAACAAAGTAGAATTTTTGATCTCCTAACCAACTATAAATCCGAATATTCGAATAAAACTATTATTGCTGGCCGCGATAAAAATGCACATTGGCAAACCTATCAAACCGATGAATTTATTACTAAAATAAACAATCTTAGTAAAGCATTATTGGACATCGGATTGCAAAAAGGTGATCGTGTAGCCCTCATGTCAGGAAATCGACCAGAATGGAGTATCGTGGATTTTGCCTGTAATCAATTGGGGATTGCGCTTGTGCCGCTATATCCAACATTAGCACCACAAGACCTTTCATACATCGTCAACGATGCAGAAGTTAAGTTAATATTTGTGAGCAATACAGATCTTTCTGAGCGTGTTGACACTGCGCTGAACGACCATCAACTGACCATTCCGATCTATTCCTTCGACTACACAGCGCATCATAAAGACCTGGATAGCCTATTTGAAATCGGTGAAAAACTAAGCACAGATTTAAAACCATACAACGATGCCATCCAAGAGGATGATTTATTGACATTGATCTATACATCAGGAACAACAGGGAAACCGAAAGGGGTATACCTATCCCATAAAAATATTTTAAGTAATGTACAGGCTTGTAACCACCTCATAAGACCCGATTTCAAAAAAGCAATCAGCTTTTTACCTTTATGCCATATTTTCGAACGTATGGTCGTCTATATGTATTACTCAAAAGGTGTAGAGATTTATTTTTGCGAAACACTGGATAATGTAGTCGTCGATATCAATGATGTCAAACCAGATCTTTTTACAACAGTACCACGTGTATTGGAAAAAGTGTATGATAAAATTGTTTCCAAAGGGAAAGATTTAACAGGAATCAAAAAATCATTATTCATGTGGGCCCTTGACCTAGGACTGCGCTATCAAGAACCAGCAAAAAATAGTGCTTGGTACAATTTTCAACTCGCTATCGCTCGCAAATTAATTTTTTCGAAATGGAAAGAAGCATTAGGTGGTAATATAAAAATAATCGTTTCAGGAGGAGCAGCATTACAAGAAAGACTAGCACGTGTTTTCTGGGCAGCAGATATGAAAGTGTTAGAAGGCTACGGACTTACAGAAACTTCTCCCGTTATCGCAGTCAATACATTTATGGATACAGGTATCAAGTTTGGAACTGTAGGGCGACCACTCAAAAACCTAGAAGTAAAAATAGCACCAGACGGGGAGATTCTTGTTAAGGGGCCAAGCATCACTTCTGGTTATTACAAAAATGATGAAGCCACAAAAGAAACATTTGATGAAAATGGATTTTTAAAAACAGGAGATATAGGAGAAATATCATCCGATGGATTTTTAAAGATTACGGACCGTAAAAAAGAGATGTTTAAAACCGCAGGTGGAAAATACATCGCTCCACAAGCAATTGAAACAAAGCTGATGGAATCCACGCTTATTGCACAGATTATGGTACTGGGAGAAAATAGAAAATTTCCTTCGGCATTAATTGTACCCGCATTTGAAGAAATCGAAAAATGGATGAAATTTAAGGGAATAGCTGTTGTTTCAAAAGAGGAAACAATTAAAAACCCAAAAGTAATCGAAAAATACAACCAAGAGATCGAGCGTTTATCAACAGAATTTGGTCACTGGGAAAAAATAAAAAAATTCATATTACTTCCCAAAGAATGGACAATAGACGATGGCCAATTAACGCCAAAACTAAGTCTGAAAAGGAAAGTTATACTCAAAGAGTTTGACGAAAAAATTGAAGAAATGTATCAAGAACTTAGCTAA